Proteins from a single region of Campylobacter sp. RM16704:
- the ruvA gene encoding Holliday junction branch migration protein RuvA, which produces MIVTIEGIVIKKEPTFVVIKTSSGIGYGVFVSLFCSSSFEINQKIEFLITQIIKEDSHKLYGFLDVNEQKMFEMLIKISGIGATTAMALCSSLDTNTFYTALQSGNESVFKKVPGIGPKSAKRIIAELSDVKINIENSNQVHTQALAALLSLGFKQDNILKILRTCESKNTNELIKEALKKLA; this is translated from the coding sequence ATGATAGTAACTATTGAAGGAATTGTAATTAAGAAAGAGCCTACTTTTGTAGTTATAAAAACTTCTAGTGGAATAGGTTATGGCGTCTTTGTATCGTTATTTTGTTCTAGTAGTTTTGAAATAAATCAAAAAATAGAGTTTTTAATTACACAAATTATAAAAGAAGATTCGCATAAATTATATGGATTTTTGGACGTTAATGAGCAAAAAATGTTTGAAATGTTGATTAAAATTAGTGGTATAGGAGCAACTACAGCTATGGCTCTTTGCTCAAGTTTAGATACAAATACCTTTTATACAGCTTTGCAAAGTGGCAATGAAAGTGTATTTAAAAAAGTTCCTGGTATTGGTCCAAAAAGTGCAAAAAGAATTATTGCTGAATTAAGTGATGTAAAAATTAATATAGAAAATTCTAATCAAGTTCATACGCAAGCTTTAGCAGCCTTACTTTCACTTGGTTTTAAACAAGATAATATTTTAAAGATTTTAAGGACTTGTGAAAGTAAAAATACCAATGAGCTCATTAAAGAAGCTTTAAAAAAATTAGCATAG
- a CDS encoding D-alanine--D-alanine ligase, which yields MIYGVIFGANSYEHEISIVSAVVLKKVLKAQKKFIFCDKNKEFFLINEEKMNAKFFSSGAYKKEKVLVLKQGGFFYKTVLGEKKLKIDVAINIVHGKDGEDGKIAALLDFYGVKYIGPRLEASVLSFNKILTKLFAQSVGVKVFDYKTLNLYKKQTKSLKFPCILKPARLGSSIGISIAKDENELKYAKDVAFEFDEDIIVEEFISNIKEYNLAGCMIDEKIEFSIIEEPKKNQILDFEQKYLGFSESSKVKEADIGESLKQKLRENFTKIYDPLFKGSLIRCDFFVVDNEVYLNEINPNPGSLANYLFDDFTQVINQLAKNVELEKQIKINYAFIHNINGQKGKL from the coding sequence ATGATATATGGTGTAATTTTTGGTGCAAATTCTTATGAACATGAAATTAGTATAGTAAGTGCAGTGGTGTTAAAAAAAGTTCTTAAAGCACAAAAAAAGTTTATATTTTGTGATAAAAATAAGGAATTTTTTCTCATAAATGAAGAAAAAATGAATGCAAAATTTTTTAGCAGCGGTGCTTATAAAAAAGAAAAAGTTTTAGTATTAAAGCAGGGTGGATTTTTTTATAAAACCGTACTAGGTGAAAAAAAGCTTAAAATAGATGTGGCAATAAATATAGTACATGGAAAAGATGGAGAAGATGGAAAAATAGCAGCATTGCTTGATTTTTATGGTGTAAAATATATAGGACCGCGTTTGGAAGCTAGTGTTTTATCTTTTAATAAAATTTTAACAAAACTTTTTGCACAAAGCGTTGGGGTGAAAGTATTTGACTATAAAACATTAAATTTGTATAAAAAACAAACAAAATCTCTGAAATTTCCTTGTATTTTGAAACCTGCAAGACTTGGAAGTAGTATAGGTATAAGCATAGCAAAAGATGAAAATGAACTTAAATATGCTAAAGATGTAGCTTTTGAATTTGATGAGGATATAATTGTAGAGGAATTTATAAGTAATATTAAAGAGTATAATTTAGCTGGTTGTATGATAGATGAAAAAATTGAATTTTCTATCATTGAAGAACCTAAAAAAAATCAAATTTTAGATTTTGAACAAAAATACTTAGGTTTTTCGGAAAGCTCTAAAGTGAAAGAAGCAGATATCGGTGAGAGTTTAAAACAAAAACTTAGAGAGAATTTTACTAAGATCTATGATCCTTTATTTAAAGGGTCGTTGATACGCTGTGATTTTTTTGTAGTAGATAATGAGGTTTATTTAAACGAAATTAATCCAAATCCGGGTTCTTTAGCAAATTATTTATTTGATGATTTTACACAAGTAATAAACCAATTAGCTAAAAATGTGGAGCTTGAAAAGCAAATTAAGATTAACTATGCTTTTATTCATAATATCAATGGGCAAAAAGGTAAATTATAA
- a CDS encoding type II toxin-antitoxin system Phd/YefM family antitoxin — protein MATFSKDEIYTATEVVRNFSTMLEKTKKNENGRVVIVKNNKFEAVLLSFEEYERLNEAVILLEKIYKDKKG, from the coding sequence ATGGCAACTTTTAGCAAAGACGAAATTTATACCGCTACAGAGGTAGTAAGAAATTTCAGCACTATGCTTGAAAAAACAAAAAAAAATGAAAATGGTAGAGTAGTAATTGTTAAAAATAATAAATTTGAAGCCGTGCTTTTGAGTTTTGAAGAATATGAACGTCTAAATGAAGCAGTGATACTTTTAGAAAAAATTTATAAAGATAAAAAAGGCTAA
- a CDS encoding alpha/beta fold hydrolase → MAKTRVYSNGYFYDLSYELVNPKCEKSILILHGWGANKELMKQAFEKFLSDFKQIYLDLPGFGNSSINIPIDSYGYAKVVENFLTTIEQDIDYIMGHSFGGKIATIMCQNSIFRGLILLSSAGIVLPKSFKIRFKIALFKILKNLPYGDFWRQFFISKDVQGMNEVMYETFKKVVNENFENEFQKIKSPILIFWGNEDKATPLKSGAVIHSLAQKGKFFALDGDHFFFLKHADFICEKIHEDFLKND, encoded by the coding sequence ATGGCAAAAACTAGAGTATATTCAAATGGATATTTTTACGACTTAAGTTATGAACTTGTAAATCCAAAATGTGAAAAATCTATACTTATTTTGCATGGCTGGGGAGCTAATAAAGAGCTTATGAAGCAAGCTTTTGAAAAATTTTTAAGTGATTTTAAACAAATTTATTTAGATTTACCTGGTTTTGGAAATTCAAGTATAAATATACCTATAGATTCTTATGGCTATGCTAAAGTTGTAGAAAATTTTTTAACAACAATTGAGCAAGATATTGATTATATAATGGGACACTCTTTTGGCGGTAAGATTGCGACTATTATGTGTCAAAATTCTATTTTTAGAGGTTTAATTTTACTTTCAAGTGCAGGTATTGTTTTGCCAAAAAGCTTTAAAATAAGATTTAAAATAGCCTTATTTAAAATTTTAAAAAATCTTCCTTATGGGGATTTTTGGAGGCAGTTTTTTATAAGTAAAGACGTTCAAGGTATGAATGAAGTAATGTATGAAACTTTTAAAAAAGTTGTAAATGAGAATTTTGAAAATGAATTTCAAAAAATTAAAAGTCCTATTTTGATTTTTTGGGGTAATGAAGACAAAGCTACACCTTTAAAAAGTGGTGCAGTCATTCATTCTTTAGCACAAAAAGGAAAATTTTTTGCATTAGATGGAGATCATTTTTTTTTCTTAAAACATGCTGATT